CCGATCAAAAACAACATATAGTCCTGCAAACGGAATGAAAGTTTTGTATCGAGCAGATGATTGAAATAAGGAATTAGCAGCAGCACGAGTCCAAAGGCAACAGTCCAAGCCAATCCGATAAGTAGAAATGATTCGATAACAAATTGACTTATCAATTGTAACCATCGGGCACCGCTTACTTTTCGAACACCCACTTCTTTCCCTCGTTCTGCCGCTTTGGCGGTAGATAGGTTGATATAGTTAAGTAGCGCAATAACTAAGATGAATAATGCCAATAAAAAGAAGACATAGTTGAATAGCTTGTTGCCCTTAGGTGTATCCATCTGCTTTCCTTGGCTGAAATGTACATCTGCAAGTGCCTCAACCAAGAAGCGTGCACGGTAACCCGTTGCGCCCCATTCATCCAGCTCAGGTTGTACATATTGCTTGGCCAGACGTTCCAATGATTGCTCGAAGAGCCGCAAATTCACCTGTTCTCTAAAAAGGACGAAGGTATATACCGGGAAATCGTCTTCCATCCAAGAAGTTGTTTCGGAAAAGTTTGCTGAAAGTAAGCCTTTAATATGGAGATCTGAGTTGGCGGGTTGATTTGCTACGACTGCAGTAACCCGCTTGGGTTGTCCGTCGCAGATAATCGTTTGCCCAAGGGCATGCTCCGGCATGTTGAAATATTTGTTTGCCATACTTTCGGTCAACACGATACTGTTTGGCATCGTCAACGCATCAACCTCGTTTCCGGCTATTACCGAAAACGAAAATACAGAGAAGATGCTTTGATCGGCTTGGTAAAAGCCTGGTTCACTGATCAACTCATTTTCATAGCTTATCGCTGCCGGTGATGATTCGAGGCGTACAACGGCCTCGACTTCAGGATACTCGCGTAATAACGCGTCAGCAAGGGGGTAAGGGGAGGTGGCAAGGGATAAGTCATCCGACTCTGGGGTATGTATAATAGATGTTATCCGTGCTATTCGGTCATGGTGTTTATTGTGTTTATCGTAGGTGAGCTCATACCGCACAAATAGGAAAATGAGTAGACAGGCTGCAACACCAATTGCCAGACCAACAATATGGATGAAGGAGTGTAGTCTGTGTTTACTCAGATTCCGCCAGGCGATTTTGAGATGATTCCGTATCATGGTATTTCCGTTTATCTGAATTGCGGTAAAAAAGCTACAACTAACTTGCCAATGTAGAAAAGTATGATGGGACTGGGAAAATGGATATCCAGTTGCTTCAGCAGGTGTCCGAATTCAGACGGCAAGTGTTCGGATTCGGACACTTTGTGTACTGCTGAGTTAATCTTTTTTGACGATCAGGGAATTTTTAAGTACACTCGATTGCCTTACATTACCACTTAATTTAAGTTGTAGATCATAAAATTTGAGGCGATTTTGGATGAAAATGGTGTTTTTTTACAGACAGTAACGTCTCATAACGCGATGGCTTGAAATGTTGGACAATTTAAAATTTCATGTTATGCGGAAGAGATTCTTCACTTTGTCCCTTCTTTTTCCTTTCTTTACATACGCATTCATTACAGGGGTTAAACACGGATGGCCTTAGTATCCTACATTAATGAGCAAGGAGATGTAACTGAGGTTTGTGTCGGAACGAATAAAAAGAATGACAAAGGCGACTACCGCGACTACTATGGGCAAGTTCCCTATCTTTGGTGTACTGTTGCTCTTTTGGAGGAAATAACTGATTGATTCGATTAGCTACTTACTTCCGGGATTTTCTTCGTACGTTGGTCCGTAAAGACCTGGTACTTTATTGCCGGTGGCGCGCAAGTAAACGACCATTTCGCCACGATGGTGATAAACATGATTGAAAAGAAAACTGCGGAGCACAATACTCCGGGGCATCGGGCCAAGCACGGTACGATCGCCAATTTTCATGGTCCACTGGTCCTGTAAATTTTCTTCGGTAGTCGCGTTCAGTGCAGCCCTGGATTTTTCAACGTTTTTCTCAAAAAGATCAAGAGTAGTTTTGATGTCTGCAGGCTCTCCACGCCCAAGGTGATCAGCTGCCAAATCATATACATCTTGGCTGAGTGTTCCTACATACCAGTAATATATCGTGGCAATATGCTGTGCAAGTTCGCCCATTGTCCATGAAATTGGAGAGGGTTTGTAATTGATATCTTTTTCAGGTACAGCCTGTAATAATTTTCTTGTGCTTTTTACCTCTTGTTCAAATTCAGCAATTAAGGATTGTAGTATCATAAAAGGTTATTTTTCACAAACTTAGATAAAATGCCCAGCATTCGCGAATACCAACAAAAATAAATTCAGATCAGCAATTGTTTTCTTTTTAACAGTATTTATCCGTTTCTCTGCATTAACGTTATCCCTCTAAATGTGCATCGAGGCCTATTTTATCTTAAGTTACCTTTGATTATCCACCATAAACAACCATTTACAGATGTTATATAATAATAAGGTGAAGAAGGCACATAGACCGTACACTGCATAAAGTGAGTATCCATAACCATTCAATTCGCAACCTAAACAGCTAACCAATCTTACTTAAAAACTGGTGTACTTTGCCTCGGAATTACTGGTACATATTGGGAATAGTGTTGTACTTTGGAGCGGAATATCCATACCTTTTTCATTCATTTCGTCTGTGGATTGTGTATAGATAAAATGGTGTTACCAGATGAAAAATCCATTAAATGTAATCTCTTTATCGTAACCTAATTTTGAATATATCGTCAATTTTATTGTCACTTTGGGCTTGAATTGTTTTTTGGAAAATTAAGGATAGCGTTATCAGGAGTATGTTTATTTTCATATAGTTTTGGTGATTTACTTCATATAGCTATCAAATATGCTTTATTACATCAAAGGGTAAATCTAATTTTTCTTATAAAAAATCACTATCAGCATTAGCCTTTACCATGACTAAATCTTATTAGTGACCAATTCTTATCCGATAAAACCGTTAAACCGGCTTACCGGATCTTTCTGCATTTAATTAAAAAGAATGGATAATTTTCTATGACTTCCTTGATTTCGAATAATCCGACCTTGCTAAACTCTTCGGTGATCGATTTTCTATCATAAAAGAACATTTTTACCCCACCGAATATTTCGTACCGATCCTTGCTGAGAAATTTGCCTTTGCCATAAGTGGGGGCTTCTTTGGAAATAGCTGTAAACACCATGTATCCATTGTCCATTAGTTGATTATAGCAATCAGCAATCAATTTTTTTCTTTCCACACGGTTCAGTAAATGAATTAAAGCATAGCAAAATATTCCATCATATAAGGAATTGTCAAATGGCATATCGGTTACGGAACCATGATAGATCGTCAGAGCTGTTCCATAATGTTTTCTTGCCATTTCAATAGCCGTTTGCGATATCTCAATCCCTGTTACGGCTATTCCATTATCTTTGAAAATTTGTGCATTCCGCCCATAACCGATTCCAGGAATAAGTATGTTTTTCACTGATTTTTCAAGGAAAAAATCCTTTACCAATATGGCAGAATTGGATGGCTCAAAACCCCACATTTCCTGTTTCTCAACAAAGCTTTTTTCCCAAAATTCAGTTTTGCCGTTCGCGTTTATCATAAGTGTTTCTCAGTATTTTGTCAAGTTACGTATTTTGCCAATTTATAGCAGCATCTGCTTTGTACAAATATACCGATAATGATTGCTAGAATAAGGTATATATCTTTACGATAAATCATAATAATCTCCGAGCTTGCGTTGGTTGATATAGTTTTTTTATAGAGGCTTTTTATTTTATGATAATTGTAAAATATATAACTCAGCATACCCTTTCGTTTGTCGTAGTTGGTCCAGTCAAAGTTTAACATCATGCTTCTGGGCTAAACGCTCTTTCTCTTTGTCTGCCAAGTTTACCTGGGTCAACAATATTCTGCATTTCCCCCTCGTTCTATGATGCCATATTGGTAGGGTCGAGTTAGTTTATAGGTAATCTCAAATCCCAATATTTCCCAAAAGGATAGGGTTTCTTTTATCAATATGCAAGGTAAAGTAGGAATTGTCACCTACTCCTTTTGATGCTTTACATGCTCCATGTTCTTTTAAAATTTTGTTTACTGCAAACATAAGGGCTTTAGCATTTAGTACCATCTTTATATACTTTTTTGTATATAAAGGAAAAATGAAATAAAGGTTATCAAACTTTCGGTTTTTTAGTTGAAAGTCAGGCTATAGACCATCAATCAGAACTTCGATCAACGCCTGCTTCGTTCATCAGCGAAATACCGTACGTTGTCAATTGGTCAATAACAGGCAAGGCTCTTATGGCTTTTTCGGTAAGTTGATATTCTACCCTTGGGGGTTTCTCTAGAAAGGAGTGTCTGGTGAGCATATTTTTATTTTCCAATTCCCGTAACTGGGTGATCAGCATCTTATCTGAAATGTGTGGTATAGACTTTTTCAAATCGCCATATCGCATTGAACCGTTTCGAAGGCACAACAGGATTGGAATTTTCCAAGTTCCGCCTATATGTGCCATTGCAAACTCAACAGGACTGTAATACATTCTATTGTCGTACTGAAATTCTTTCATAATATCGTCTCAAATTTGAAGTCCCACTAAACCGCTGAGCAGGAAGAAGGGGTACAATTTATGAAATTTTGTCGTCCCCTTTTGCACATAAGGGCGTTGAAGGTGTGATTCTTGCTAAGAATCTGAGAGGAGAAGAGCTGCTGCGAAAACTGGACGTATTTTGAGGATTAGCATCAGAATGATTGCACGGTGAAAGTCCGAATGTTTATAACGATTTCTCATTCTTGGATAGTTAAGACACGTTATAGAGGTAATGATCTATTTTATTCCATAAAAATAGCTGAATAGACTCAAGTCATTTTTTATAATGTATATAATCTGTGGCGATTGGTTCAATTTCACATTCTCTAAAATCTATTGCTATTTGTCCACGATGATAGGTGGAATGATTGATCATGTGAAATAGAATATCCTGTATTTTTCTTTGTACTTTACCATTGGAATATTGAATAACCTCGTTTAAAGAGTTTCCTTCAATAATAGCATTTGTGTTTTCCTGGTTTAATTCCATCAGCTTAGCAAAATCGACAGGATTATGAACCTGCCAAATCTCGTAAATATTTGTTTTTCCCTGGATCCTTGAATTCCAGATCTCATGTGCGTTGAGAATATGGCAAAATACCTTTACTGATTCTTTTGAAACAATATATTGATTGGCTAAAAATGATTCAGCCAATTTCGTATTGAAGTGATTGTTATATTCAAATAGCTCTTTAAAAAAAGTTTTCATATAGCGTTACTGTTCTTTTGAAACTCTAGCTTTCATTTCAATCTCAATCATCATTTCGGGCAATCCAAGTCCTTTTACGCCAATCCAATCTGCCTTCGAATAATGATTTGTGTAATTCTCGTTATTCTTTTCTTGGATTTCTCCGCCGTGCTGCTTACAAACTCAATACTGTGAAGCATAGCAAAGCTATTAAAGTTGCCTTAGAAAGTTTGTCCACTGAATTGATATATTTTACTTCAGTTGTTGTGTAAAGAAGTCTACGGTACGCTTCCATGCCAATTCTCCCGCTTCTTTGTCATAACGTGGCGTAGTATCGTTATGAAAACCGTGGTTGGTGCCCGGATAATGGTATACCGTGTATTCCTTGTTGTTGTTTTTCAATGCCTGTTCATAAGCAGGCCACCCTCCGTTCACGTTGGTGTCGTGTTCGGCAAAATGTAACTGTAGCGGCGCTTTGATGTTGGGAACGTCTTCTACAGGAGCCTGTGCTCCGTAAAAAGGCACGGCAGCAGTTAAGTCTGCAATCTGCGTAGCCATCATATTGGAAATCCACCCGCCAAAGCAAAAACCCACTACACCTACCTTGCCCGTGCAAAATTCATTTTTTTGCAGATACTTAAATCCTGCAATAAAATCTTCCAGCATCTCGTTCCTATCACGTTCGCTTTGGAGGGCACGTCCATCGTCGTCATTACCGGGGTAACCGCCGAGTGGACTCAACGCAT
This Olivibacter sp. SDN3 DNA region includes the following protein-coding sequences:
- a CDS encoding DinB family protein gives rise to the protein MKTFFKELFEYNNHFNTKLAESFLANQYIVSKESVKVFCHILNAHEIWNSRIQGKTNIYEIWQVHNPVDFAKLMELNQENTNAIIEGNSLNEVIQYSNGKVQRKIQDILFHMINHSTYHRGQIAIDFRECEIEPIATDYIHYKK
- a CDS encoding helix-turn-helix domain-containing protein, translated to MKEFQYDNRMYYSPVEFAMAHIGGTWKIPILLCLRNGSMRYGDLKKSIPHISDKMLITQLRELENKNMLTRHSFLEKPPRVEYQLTEKAIRALPVIDQLTTYGISLMNEAGVDRSSD
- a CDS encoding bifunctional 2-polyprenyl-6-hydroxyphenol methylase/3-demethylubiquinol 3-O-methyltransferase UbiG gives rise to the protein MINANGKTEFWEKSFVEKQEMWGFEPSNSAILVKDFFLEKSVKNILIPGIGYGRNAQIFKDNGIAVTGIEISQTAIEMARKHYGTALTIYHGSVTDMPFDNSLYDGIFCYALIHLLNRVERKKLIADCYNQLMDNGYMVFTAISKEAPTYGKGKFLSKDRYEIFGGVKMFFYDRKSITEEFSKVGLFEIKEVIENYPFFLIKCRKIR
- a CDS encoding dienelactone hydrolase family protein, giving the protein MQNLKKEDINQEVFDLYNDYAHNRLSRRDFMQKLSYYAVGGLTVASLMSFLNPDYKGTIQVQPDDPRIETTYINYPSPKGGGTIRALLCMPSGNQKKLGGIVVIHENRGLNPYIEDVARRAALAGFVSLAPDALSPLGGYPGNDDDGRALQSERDRNEMLEDFIAGFKYLQKNEFCTGKVGVVGFCFGGWISNMMATQIADLTAAVPFYGAQAPVEDVPNIKAPLQLHFAEHDTNVNGGWPAYEQALKNNNKEYTVYHYPGTNHGFHNDTTPRYDKEAGELAWKRTVDFFTQQLK
- a CDS encoding DinB family protein, yielding MILQSLIAEFEQEVKSTRKLLQAVPEKDINYKPSPISWTMGELAQHIATIYYWYVGTLSQDVYDLAADHLGRGEPADIKTTLDLFEKNVEKSRAALNATTEENLQDQWTMKIGDRTVLGPMPRSIVLRSFLFNHVYHHRGEMVVYLRATGNKVPGLYGPTYEENPGSK